In one window of Buchnera aphidicola (Schlechtendalia chinensis) DNA:
- the lipB gene encoding lipoyl(octanoyl) transferase LipB: protein MKVNIKIRNFGLRQFKIISHYMQHFTSIRNECMLDEIWLVQHYPVYTFGVNERKYSWKVPKNIPIIFSDRGGKTTYHGPGQIIVYFLLDLIRLKISISTLIYLIQETILSTLKYFSITAYVLKEFPGIYVDNKKICSFGLRIKKGCSFYGTSLNVDMDLSPFSYINPCGNNINVTQVIDIKPNLNFRLIQLVLINNIKKYFSMFYIQTLHKI from the coding sequence TTGAAAGTTAACATTAAAATTCGTAATTTTGGATTAAGACAATTTAAAATTATATCTCATTATATGCAACATTTTACTAGCATACGAAATGAATGTATGTTAGACGAAATATGGCTAGTTCAGCATTACCCTGTTTATACTTTTGGAGTTAATGAAAGAAAATATAGTTGGAAAGTTCCTAAAAATATTCCGATTATATTTAGTGATAGAGGTGGAAAAACAACATATCATGGCCCAGGACAAATAATAGTATATTTTTTGTTAGATTTAATACGTCTTAAGATAAGTATTAGTACACTCATTTATTTAATACAAGAAACAATATTATCTACTTTAAAGTATTTTTCTATTACAGCATACGTATTGAAAGAGTTTCCTGGAATATATGTTGATAATAAAAAAATATGCTCTTTTGGATTAAGAATCAAAAAAGGTTGTTCTTTTTATGGGACGTCGTTAAATGTTGATATGGATTTATCTCCTTTTAGTTATATTAATCCTTGTGGCAACAATATTAATGTGACTCAAGTAATTGATATCAAACCTAATTTGAATTTTAGACTAATTCAGTTAGTATTAATTAATAATATTAAAAAATATTTTTCAATGTTTTATATTCAGACATTACATAAAATTTAA
- the lipA gene encoding lipoyl synthase — protein MYENKEDFLNKTNLKKSYNKKILIKVLPNFSEKILKKPDWIKVKYPSNACEIRHTKLSLRSNRLSTVCEQALCPNLFECFNQGTATFMILGTICTRRCPFCAVNHGRPRDINLKEPKQLLKAAIDLNINHIVITSVVRDDLEDRGAQHFLNCIREIRKKKSIVIEILVPDFRGALNRAVQTISLSPPDIFNHNLENVPRLYKSVRPGANYKKSLKLLELFKIKNPSIPTKSGLMLGLGETNSEIIQVMKDLFNSGVNILTLGQYLQPSKNHIPVQRYVHPVEFSKLKKKALSIGFTKAFCGPFVRSSYHAELQYNTVSSEIFLK, from the coding sequence ATGTATGAAAATAAAGAAGATTTTTTAAATAAAACAAATTTAAAAAAGTCATATAATAAAAAAATATTAATAAAAGTTTTACCAAATTTTTCTGAAAAAATTTTAAAAAAACCAGATTGGATTAAAGTTAAATATCCTTCTAACGCATGCGAAATACGACATACAAAACTTTCATTAAGAAGCAATAGACTCAGTACTGTTTGCGAACAAGCACTATGTCCAAATTTATTTGAGTGCTTTAATCAAGGTACAGCTACATTTATGATTCTTGGTACAATCTGTACTAGAAGGTGCCCATTTTGTGCAGTAAATCACGGAAGACCAAGAGATATTAATCTGAAAGAACCAAAACAATTGTTAAAAGCTGCTATAGATTTAAATATAAATCATATTGTTATTACTTCTGTAGTTCGAGACGATTTAGAAGATAGAGGAGCACAACATTTTTTAAATTGTATTCGAGAGATTCGTAAAAAGAAAAGTATTGTTATTGAGATTTTAGTTCCGGATTTTAGAGGTGCATTAAATCGTGCAGTTCAAACAATTAGTTTATCTCCACCAGATATATTTAATCATAATTTAGAAAATGTGCCAAGATTATATAAGTCAGTTAGACCTGGTGCAAATTATAAAAAATCATTGAAATTATTAGAACTATTTAAAATAAAAAATCCAAGTATTCCAACAAAATCTGGACTAATGTTAGGATTAGGAGAGACAAATAGTGAAATAATACAAGTAATGAAAGATTTATTCAATAGTGGCGTTAATATACTAACATTAGGACAATATTTACAACCTAGCAAAAATCATATTCCTGTACAGAGATATGTTCATCCTGTAGAATTTTCTAAACTAAAAAAAAAGGCGTTATCAATAGGGTTCACAAAAGCTTTTTGTGGTCCATTTGTTCGTTCATCTTATCATGCAGAATTACAATATAACACGGTTAGTTCAGAAATTTTTCTAAAATGA
- the pyrF gene encoding orotidine-5'-phosphate decarboxylase: MITKISKKNPKIIIALDYSNKKKAMKLINNIDPNVYALKIGIIMFYEFGKIFIKKLQKLGFNIFLDLKFHDIPNTVFKAIQSISELNVWMISVHICGGLEMLKSAKLALNYHSCNNKTLLMGVTTLTSLDISDTADIGINMSISNYILKLSKLAQTCSLDGIICPGKFVLKIKKHLGKNLKILTPGIRLESKLNDDQKNIITPNLAKEYKINYIVIGRAITSLKSPIKELEKIQRELNSF; encoded by the coding sequence ATGATTACAAAAATTTCAAAAAAAAATCCTAAGATTATTATTGCTTTAGATTATTCCAATAAAAAAAAAGCTATGAAATTAATTAATAATATCGATCCAAACGTCTACGCGTTAAAAATAGGAATAATAATGTTTTATGAATTTGGAAAAATTTTTATAAAAAAATTGCAAAAATTAGGATTTAATATTTTCTTAGATTTAAAATTTCATGATATTCCTAATACTGTATTTAAAGCGATACAATCTATATCTGAATTAAACGTGTGGATGATCAGTGTTCATATTTGTGGTGGCTTAGAAATGTTAAAATCAGCTAAATTAGCATTAAATTATCATAGTTGCAATAATAAAACATTGTTAATGGGTGTAACAACTCTAACGAGTCTTGATATTTCTGATACTGCTGATATAGGAATAAATATGTCAATTAGTAATTATATATTAAAATTATCAAAATTAGCACAAACATGTAGTTTAGATGGTATTATTTGTCCTGGAAAATTCGTTTTAAAAATTAAAAAACACTTAGGAAAAAATTTAAAAATTTTAACTCCCGGTATTCGATTAGAAAGCAAACTTAATGATGATCAAAAAAACATTATTACTCCTAACCTTGCAAAAGAGTATAAAATCAACTATATTGTTATTGGAAGAGCAATCACATCTTTAAAAAGTCCTATTAAAGAATTAGAAAAAATCCAAAGAGAATTAAATTCATTTTAG